In Paenibacillus ihbetae, the following are encoded in one genomic region:
- a CDS encoding DUF4387 domain-containing protein has translation MALLGDVAKVLRSKNSGPFEITLDVLFDSKDDYDRVKQSGCITKRTICDLYRIKEEQVHHLVFFDQALGFKVTISRDISSGSVGDRDVYGAQQHAPLMKLAIHQSEEG, from the coding sequence ATGGCCTTGCTCGGTGACGTGGCGAAGGTGCTGCGGAGCAAAAACTCCGGCCCCTTCGAGATTACTTTGGACGTCCTGTTTGATTCCAAAGACGATTATGACAGAGTAAAACAATCCGGCTGCATTACCAAACGAACCATCTGCGATCTGTACCGGATCAAGGAAGAACAGGTTCATCACCTGGTGTTTTTTGACCAGGCGCTCGGCTTCAAAGTGACCATCTCGCGGGATATTTCGTCGGGCAGCGTCGGCGACCGCGACGTGTACGGAGCACAGCAGCATGCTCCGCTGATGAAGCTGGCCATCCATCAATCAGAGGAGGGGTAG